In Propionicimonas paludicola, a single window of DNA contains:
- a CDS encoding KAP family P-loop NTPase fold protein yields MLESFQAVTDQPDPVVAAWTLTGDDLIPDRALEDPSEDALDHKAVADTLFDLVCSVRTPANIALFGPWGSGKSSIYSMLQAQIAARSKSHPSRVILIRYDISKFDGQSLQRNFLSHVANELGFKSRKIENIEGTAEVSRLRIGRYLRENWLSIVAAIILAFAVAAVWALFGSWASAQLGIGNTGEPASLQSELIQAVPSASVVFGAIVVALLLSTQGLAATVERHTRAPLKDADEFYRAFDRLIKDLTKSHWFRRDVERLVVFVDELDRCSPASVARALSDLVAFLDHRACVFVVAADREVIEEAIAKAPQARPFRSGEPYYATAAEYLDKVFQHQLAVPPTRPEALTSYAMRMADQAHGIWDELRKNRHTYEDVVYSLVPAHVRSPRRVKVLLNNFATNMRIAGARAMDMRSRAVEMAVLTVLQTEFASVARDLVREPLLLQALLDPDLEKSPRLNALVEAYEGIDDEEAPASPSPRADSRQVVAASPLADLPEARETEDRVATRRQLNVQLHSYLGKIHAAGIPLPTLDLVYLQPAGHASGLADASLAQVLDLAADTAPSELARAFSDAETCDKIGAIGYLVAQVPSSWGEARANLIESICRVAMSLSVDEARKVARVAAATVLSEAAQGRWRSSATRGAILLGLLDEEIHDPLKGLEAIGFTEGLAADGTLAALMPALPSVGLRAAYLYPSIVEAYSLHPEYLLEALKTLPADQVAALWELAGPSILAIISKAPEAATARRPVDSSEGAADQYRALLGALIERKDVAVEDVSFAVASLALDADAPLLRAILVEHRDALSDQVLSPAKYDQLALGATSSVSDDAEAMGWAKTLNLTPKLDHVLAKRAFSRLLEISTVAPLEKPSSEAAAHLKRLMGAMSDVRTEDALQAVLEALSTHPPVGTPSSRALRRSLISLIDSALELRPALGQRSAYCVQSLIGCVEDGSIPDEGAEQACAEIRDLTPVHARHLETKLRAATGSALSPVLLVRLRTAARKRAGLTPLPGRLVASLAQELGGPQLVAEWALCGPSHQEMLTVHATHRLSSPVVGSWSPLKSVAERSKMWIQMEASGEPAAMLSAAGLPGVDASVVDHMKSQILGVSLTAQTTSTDRLLTANLANDKTARSAAGRLALALLKDGLVGSGANAAKTAIRANGGSPETRHELREAFDKYTKTVAKNPIPQYQLRELSKLGLLIESPSSPLAKIFGWRHD; encoded by the coding sequence ATGCTCGAGTCTTTCCAGGCAGTGACGGACCAACCGGACCCGGTGGTTGCTGCCTGGACGCTGACTGGGGACGACCTCATCCCAGACCGAGCACTCGAGGATCCCTCCGAGGATGCGCTCGACCACAAGGCTGTTGCTGACACCCTCTTCGACCTGGTGTGCAGCGTCCGAACCCCCGCGAACATCGCTCTGTTCGGCCCTTGGGGCTCCGGCAAATCGAGCATCTACAGCATGCTTCAAGCGCAGATCGCAGCGCGATCGAAGTCTCACCCCTCGCGAGTCATTCTCATTCGGTACGACATCTCGAAGTTCGATGGGCAGAGCCTCCAGCGCAACTTTCTCTCGCACGTCGCCAACGAGCTCGGCTTCAAGTCTAGGAAGATCGAGAACATTGAGGGCACCGCCGAGGTATCGCGCCTCAGGATAGGCCGATACCTACGTGAGAACTGGCTGTCGATCGTGGCGGCCATCATCCTTGCGTTCGCAGTTGCGGCAGTATGGGCGCTCTTCGGGAGCTGGGCCAGCGCGCAACTCGGCATCGGCAACACCGGCGAGCCAGCATCTCTCCAGTCCGAACTGATTCAGGCAGTTCCGAGTGCATCGGTCGTATTCGGGGCAATCGTGGTCGCGCTACTACTGAGCACCCAAGGACTCGCCGCTACAGTCGAGCGTCACACACGGGCCCCACTCAAGGACGCCGACGAGTTCTACAGAGCCTTCGACCGCCTCATCAAGGACCTCACCAAGAGCCACTGGTTCCGGCGAGACGTCGAACGATTGGTGGTCTTCGTCGACGAGCTAGACCGCTGCTCCCCTGCAAGTGTTGCCAGGGCCCTATCCGATCTTGTGGCCTTCCTCGACCATAGGGCATGCGTGTTCGTGGTCGCAGCCGACAGAGAGGTGATTGAGGAGGCAATTGCGAAGGCGCCTCAGGCCCGGCCGTTCCGCTCGGGCGAGCCCTACTACGCAACTGCAGCGGAGTATCTCGACAAAGTCTTCCAGCACCAACTAGCCGTGCCCCCCACTCGGCCTGAGGCGCTTACTAGCTACGCAATGCGGATGGCCGATCAAGCGCATGGCATCTGGGACGAGCTTCGCAAGAATCGTCACACATACGAGGATGTCGTCTACTCGCTAGTGCCTGCCCACGTCCGAAGCCCCCGCCGCGTCAAGGTGCTCCTGAACAACTTCGCAACCAACATGCGGATAGCGGGCGCTAGGGCAATGGACATGCGCTCGAGGGCAGTCGAGATGGCAGTGCTCACTGTGCTGCAAACCGAGTTTGCGTCCGTGGCGAGAGATCTTGTACGAGAGCCTCTCCTCCTGCAGGCTCTTCTGGACCCGGATCTTGAGAAGTCGCCCCGCCTTAATGCGTTGGTTGAGGCGTACGAGGGGATCGACGACGAGGAAGCTCCGGCGAGTCCCTCACCAAGGGCCGACAGCCGACAGGTGGTGGCGGCCTCACCGCTGGCGGACCTGCCCGAAGCGCGGGAGACGGAAGATCGCGTAGCCACCAGACGACAGCTGAACGTTCAGCTCCACTCGTATCTCGGCAAGATCCATGCGGCCGGTATCCCACTCCCGACTCTGGACCTTGTATATCTGCAACCCGCCGGGCACGCATCCGGGCTTGCAGATGCATCCCTTGCTCAGGTTCTTGATCTCGCTGCTGACACGGCACCGTCCGAGCTTGCTCGCGCCTTCTCAGATGCGGAGACCTGCGACAAGATCGGGGCCATCGGGTACCTGGTGGCGCAGGTCCCAAGTTCCTGGGGGGAAGCCCGCGCAAACTTGATTGAGTCAATCTGCCGGGTCGCGATGAGCCTCTCTGTTGATGAAGCCCGCAAGGTCGCCCGTGTCGCGGCCGCCACGGTCCTAAGCGAGGCCGCACAGGGTCGATGGAGGAGTAGCGCCACGCGGGGCGCGATCCTTCTCGGGCTCCTCGATGAGGAGATCCACGACCCCCTCAAAGGCCTCGAGGCCATCGGCTTCACTGAGGGCCTTGCCGCAGATGGGACACTCGCCGCGCTGATGCCGGCTCTGCCATCGGTCGGGCTGAGGGCCGCGTACTTGTATCCATCCATAGTCGAGGCGTACTCCCTGCATCCTGAGTACCTCCTTGAGGCACTCAAGACCTTGCCAGCTGATCAGGTCGCGGCGCTTTGGGAGCTAGCCGGGCCGAGCATCCTCGCCATCATCAGCAAGGCGCCGGAAGCGGCCACGGCGCGCCGCCCAGTCGATAGCTCTGAGGGCGCAGCAGATCAGTACCGGGCGCTTCTGGGGGCTTTGATCGAGAGGAAAGACGTCGCGGTCGAGGACGTGTCCTTCGCCGTCGCATCGCTCGCACTTGATGCTGACGCGCCACTGCTGCGCGCGATTTTGGTCGAGCATCGCGATGCCCTGAGCGACCAAGTCCTCTCCCCGGCCAAGTACGACCAGCTTGCGCTCGGGGCTACATCATCGGTGAGCGACGATGCCGAGGCCATGGGCTGGGCGAAGACCCTGAACCTAACCCCAAAGCTCGACCATGTTCTAGCCAAGAGGGCCTTCAGTCGTCTTCTGGAGATCAGCACAGTTGCCCCGCTCGAGAAGCCCAGCAGCGAAGCTGCGGCGCATCTCAAGCGCCTAATGGGAGCAATGAGCGATGTCCGCACGGAGGATGCGCTACAGGCCGTCCTAGAGGCACTGAGCACTCACCCACCAGTCGGAACACCCTCAAGCCGCGCCCTAAGGCGAAGCCTCATCAGCCTCATCGACAGTGCCCTGGAGCTGAGGCCCGCGCTTGGCCAGAGAAGCGCATATTGCGTCCAGTCCCTCATAGGCTGCGTAGAGGACGGCAGCATTCCCGATGAAGGCGCAGAGCAGGCCTGCGCCGAGATCCGAGACCTCACGCCGGTCCACGCTCGTCATCTCGAAACCAAGCTGAGGGCCGCGACTGGGTCTGCCCTCAGCCCCGTGCTGCTCGTTCGCTTGCGCACGGCGGCACGCAAACGAGCCGGTTTGACGCCTCTACCGGGACGACTAGTAGCCAGCCTCGCCCAAGAACTGGGAGGGCCACAACTCGTCGCGGAATGGGCCCTATGCGGCCCATCTCATCAGGAGATGTTGACCGTCCACGCAACCCACAGGCTCAGTTCGCCAGTGGTTGGTTCGTGGTCGCCACTCAAGTCGGTCGCGGAACGTAGCAAGATGTGGATCCAGATGGAAGCGTCGGGGGAACCCGCGGCCATGCTGTCTGCTGCTGGACTCCCCGGAGTTGACGCGAGCGTCGTGGATCACATGAAGAGCCAGATTCTTGGGGTTTCGCTTACGGCTCAGACGACGTCCACAGATCGCCTCCTCACTGCAAACCTTGCCAACGACAAGACGGCTAGGAGCGCGGCAGGCAGGCTCGCTCTGGCGCTGCTCAAGGACGGACTGGTCGGCTCGGGCGCCAACGCTGCGAAGACCGCGATCCGCGCCAACGGCGGGAGTCCGGAGACTCGGCACGAGCTGCGAGAGGCCTTTGACAAGTACACAAAAACCGTGGCCAAGAACCCGATTCCTCAGTACCAGCTTCGCGAACTGTCCAAGCTAGGTTTGCTCATCGAAAGCCCGTCGAGCCCACTCGCGAAGATATTCGGCTGGCGACACGACTGA
- a CDS encoding tetratricopeptide repeat protein produces the protein MRKITLARFLNTLKSHLDSEEDFRLVWFFGAGCSISSGIPGAQDLVREWLPRLKRLETGTSDDVDAWAAKYFEGYHPERLEQVYGEVINALFPLPRDRQSEIERITSDCDPAVGYAVFAVLAADASHGPKTNVVVTTNFDDLVADSLYLLTRQKPLVIAHENLAQFARASRRRPLVVKVHGDARLAPRNTAEETSQLDPRLASAVRGILDGGGLVFCGYAGNDESIAEFLQGFPADAFPFGVYWVGETVPNNAVGQWIANRADSFHIEHQDFDALFIQLASTLDLKLPDSSRFTELFDSWEERLKGVLADAGQSNLRPAADRLLATLEGLNAEREARRLAKAGDISGATAAYERAAATSNNDPRVLRNYAHFLTNSCSDYDGAQELYELALTNDPNNANNLTSYANFMRSIRKDHDKAQELYELALTNDPNNANNLTSYANFMRSIRKDHDKAQELYELALTNDPNNAYALGSYASFLTSIRKDHDKAQELYERALTNDPNKPYALGSYANFLTNIRKDHDKAQELYERALTNDPNKPYALGSYANFLTNIRNDHDKAQELYERALTNDPNNTNNLTSYANFLTNTRNDHDKAQELYERALTNDPNDPYALGSYANFLTNTRNDHDKAQELYERALTNDPNNTILLGNFAQLAFAVADDAKGVRLAKVALSDEGCPATLRVEILCALAAHTGGSSPKPGLELRSALEAGARSPGWSFGGSLDRLRKERDPRLPFFEQLASVICDGEDLASLEPFTEWGDWHPRKRPRKTQ, from the coding sequence ATGCGGAAGATCACCCTCGCACGATTCCTGAACACACTCAAGTCCCACCTGGACTCCGAGGAGGACTTCCGCTTGGTGTGGTTCTTTGGTGCGGGGTGTTCGATTTCTTCGGGCATTCCTGGCGCTCAAGATCTCGTACGGGAGTGGCTGCCGCGACTCAAGAGACTCGAGACCGGAACGAGTGATGACGTCGACGCTTGGGCGGCCAAGTACTTCGAGGGATACCATCCCGAGCGGCTTGAGCAGGTCTACGGCGAGGTGATCAATGCCCTCTTCCCTCTGCCACGCGACCGCCAGAGTGAGATCGAGCGCATTACATCGGACTGCGACCCCGCCGTCGGCTATGCGGTCTTCGCCGTGCTTGCGGCAGACGCCTCGCACGGCCCGAAGACGAACGTGGTCGTCACGACCAACTTCGATGACCTCGTCGCGGATTCGTTGTATCTCCTCACACGCCAGAAGCCGCTGGTCATCGCCCACGAGAACCTGGCCCAGTTCGCCCGCGCTAGTCGCCGCCGGCCGCTGGTGGTGAAGGTCCACGGGGATGCCCGACTCGCGCCGCGAAACACCGCCGAAGAGACCAGCCAGCTGGATCCGCGCCTAGCGTCTGCCGTCCGCGGCATTCTGGATGGAGGCGGGCTAGTGTTCTGCGGCTATGCCGGAAACGACGAGAGTATCGCCGAGTTCCTGCAGGGATTCCCGGCAGACGCCTTTCCGTTTGGCGTGTACTGGGTAGGCGAGACCGTCCCCAACAACGCGGTCGGGCAGTGGATAGCCAACCGCGCCGATTCGTTTCACATTGAGCACCAAGACTTCGACGCCCTGTTCATCCAACTGGCGTCCACATTGGACTTGAAGCTGCCGGACTCCAGTCGATTCACCGAGCTGTTTGATTCTTGGGAGGAGAGGCTGAAGGGCGTTCTTGCTGATGCGGGTCAATCTAACTTGAGGCCAGCGGCTGACCGCCTTCTCGCAACCCTGGAGGGGTTGAATGCCGAACGGGAGGCCCGCCGCCTTGCCAAGGCTGGTGATATCTCAGGAGCCACCGCCGCCTACGAGCGGGCCGCTGCGACGAGCAACAACGACCCTAGGGTCCTCCGCAACTACGCGCACTTCCTCACCAACAGCTGCAGCGACTACGACGGGGCCCAAGAACTCTACGAACTCGCCCTCACCAACGACCCAAACAACGCCAACAACCTCACAAGCTACGCAAACTTCATGAGAAGCATCCGCAAGGACCACGACAAAGCCCAAGAACTCTACGAACTCGCCCTCACCAACGACCCAAACAACGCCAACAACCTCACAAGCTACGCAAACTTCATGAGAAGCATCCGCAAGGACCACGACAAAGCCCAAGAACTCTACGAACTCGCCCTCACCAACGACCCAAACAACGCCTACGCTCTCGGCAGCTACGCGAGCTTCCTCACCAGCATCCGCAAGGACCACGACAAAGCCCAGGAACTCTACGAACGCGCCCTCACCAACGACCCAAACAAGCCCTACGCTCTCGGCAGCTACGCGAACTTCCTCACCAACATCCGCAAGGACCACGACAAAGCCCAAGAACTCTACGAACGCGCCCTCACCAACGACCCAAACAAGCCCTACGCTCTCGGCAGCTACGCGAACTTCCTCACCAACATCCGCAACGACCACGACAAAGCCCAAGAACTCTACGAACGCGCCCTCACCAACGACCCAAACAACACCAACAACCTCACGAGCTACGCGAACTTCCTCACCAACACCCGCAACGACCACGACAAAGCCCAAGAACTCTACGAACGCGCCCTCACCAACGACCCAAACGACCCCTACGCTCTCGGCAGCTACGCGAACTTCCTCACCAACACCCGCAACGACCACGACAAAGCCCAAGAACTCTACGAACGCGCCCTCACCAACGACCCAAACAACACCATCCTGCTCGGCAACTTCGCACAACTGGCCTTCGCAGTGGCGGACGATGCCAAGGGAGTGAGGCTGGCCAAGGTGGCTTTGTCCGACGAGGGCTGCCCCGCCACGTTGCGGGTGGAGATCCTTTGCGCGCTTGCTGCCCACACAGGAGGCTCCTCACCCAAGCCGGGCCTCGAACTCCGCTCAGCACTCGAAGCCGGCGCACGGTCCCCGGGCTGGAGTTTCGGCGGAAGCCTGGATCGCCTTCGGAAGGAGAGGGACCCTCGCCTGCCCTTCTTCGAACAGCTCGCATCGGTGATCTGCGATGGTGAGGACCTGGCGAGCCTGGAGCCGTTTACAGAATGGGGCGACTGGCACCCGAGGAAGCGTCCACGGAAGACGCAGTGA
- a CDS encoding glycoside hydrolase family 44 protein, with protein sequence MRTPRLLIIAAAALALLATPAPASAAPVQEPRLAPSASTSLPSATLRPARVVVAKKAKVSRVNLKIDARAGRHPISPLIYGVNFAGQTSGLSSAFHVPVDRWGGNSTSRYNYRNHTYNTGQDWYYENIVADPSDTLTSFIDKDRTAGTASLVTVPMIGWVAKDSPSAHPFACSFPRTSFATQNDFDPWDANCGNGVRGSTQLSADPSRTSISVGADFDHDMVASLVSRYGTAAQGGVKFYALDNEPVLWNSTHRDVHPDPLTSDELWNKSQAAAQAVKSADGTAAVLGPSDWGWCAYYFSAADECGQSTADRNAHGGLPLGAWYLQQFAAAERDGGVRLLDYFDEHFYPQGNNVALGKAGSSATKALRLRSTRALWDPSYVDESWISDADGRKPLQWIRTMKAWVSQYYPGTKTAITEYNWGGLESINGALAQADVLGIFGREGLDLATLWGPTKASDPWAYAFRMYLNYDGRHHRFGDTSVRASSANQGRLAVYAAVRSSDGALTVMVINKTGSTILSTLSLAGFVGASKAAVYRYSSAHPKAIVKKVSVKRHGSTISTSFAGSSITLLVLPKR encoded by the coding sequence GTGCGCACCCCCCGCCTGCTGATCATCGCTGCCGCCGCACTGGCCCTGCTGGCCACACCGGCCCCCGCTAGCGCCGCGCCCGTCCAAGAGCCGCGCCTGGCTCCGTCCGCCTCGACTTCGCTGCCGTCCGCGACTCTCCGTCCGGCCCGGGTGGTGGTCGCGAAGAAGGCGAAGGTCTCCCGGGTTAACCTCAAGATCGACGCGAGAGCCGGACGCCACCCGATCAGTCCGCTCATCTACGGGGTGAACTTCGCCGGTCAGACCAGTGGGCTCAGCTCGGCCTTCCACGTTCCGGTCGATCGGTGGGGCGGCAACTCGACGTCCCGGTACAACTACCGCAATCACACCTACAACACCGGCCAGGACTGGTACTACGAGAACATCGTGGCCGACCCGTCCGACACCCTGACCAGCTTCATCGACAAGGATCGGACGGCCGGGACGGCCAGCCTAGTCACCGTGCCGATGATCGGCTGGGTGGCCAAGGACTCCCCGTCCGCGCACCCGTTCGCCTGCTCCTTCCCGCGGACGAGCTTCGCCACCCAGAACGACTTCGACCCGTGGGACGCCAACTGCGGCAACGGCGTCCGCGGCAGCACCCAGCTCAGCGCCGACCCGTCCCGCACTTCGATCAGCGTCGGGGCCGACTTCGACCACGACATGGTCGCCTCCCTGGTCAGCCGGTACGGCACCGCGGCCCAGGGCGGGGTGAAGTTCTATGCGCTGGACAACGAGCCGGTGCTGTGGAACAGCACCCACCGCGACGTCCACCCCGATCCGCTGACCAGCGACGAGCTGTGGAACAAGTCACAGGCCGCCGCCCAGGCCGTGAAGTCGGCGGACGGCACCGCCGCCGTCCTCGGTCCGAGCGACTGGGGCTGGTGCGCCTACTACTTCTCCGCGGCCGACGAGTGCGGCCAATCCACCGCCGACCGGAATGCCCACGGCGGGCTGCCGCTGGGCGCCTGGTACCTACAGCAGTTCGCCGCGGCCGAGCGCGACGGTGGCGTCCGGCTGCTCGACTACTTCGACGAACACTTCTATCCGCAGGGCAACAACGTGGCCCTCGGCAAGGCCGGGAGCTCGGCGACGAAGGCGCTGCGGCTGCGCTCGACCCGGGCGCTGTGGGATCCCAGCTATGTCGACGAGTCCTGGATCAGCGATGCGGACGGCCGCAAGCCGCTGCAGTGGATCCGCACCATGAAGGCCTGGGTCAGCCAGTACTACCCGGGCACCAAGACCGCCATCACCGAGTACAACTGGGGCGGCCTGGAGTCGATCAACGGGGCCCTGGCCCAGGCCGATGTGCTGGGCATCTTCGGGCGCGAAGGCCTCGACCTGGCCACCTTGTGGGGACCGACCAAGGCCAGTGACCCCTGGGCCTACGCCTTCCGGATGTACCTGAACTACGACGGGCGGCACCACCGCTTCGGGGACACCTCCGTCCGGGCCAGCAGCGCCAACCAGGGACGGCTGGCGGTCTATGCCGCGGTCCGCAGCAGTGATGGGGCGCTGACCGTGATGGTGATCAACAAGACCGGCTCGACGATCCTGTCCACCCTGTCGCTGGCCGGCTTCGTCGGGGCGTCCAAGGCCGCCGTGTACCGTTACTCCTCAGCCCATCCGAAGGCCATCGTGAAGAAGGTCTCGGTGAAACGCCACGGTTCGACGATCTCTACCAGCTTCGCCGGCTCCTCAATCACCTTGTTGGTGCTGCCGAAGCGGTGA